The following coding sequences are from one Melospiza melodia melodia isolate bMelMel2 chromosome 2, bMelMel2.pri, whole genome shotgun sequence window:
- the IFNGR2 gene encoding interferon gamma receptor 2 isoform X1, which translates to MRGRAPLRSLPLLLLLLVLGSAAETPPYLPAPENVEVYSYNFQSLLRWSPVPVENGTVLYTAEYQTGSCRNWSDLGCAQSPQPQCRFPPELQRRRWTILLRVRAELGTLASPWAHCPAFVAERDTTLGPPRVNNVSASPGSLLVSVSPPFAPEAGDILQYLVSYWENSTSATAKQKLSESKTLFQIGNLKESTLYCFRVQVQLRIYSGQLLEGLPSAPECHRTALSEATRAGYIIPLFVLALVLANLVAAALLFLWKHHQKIKYWAQPPLEIPSHFKEFLREPGWAGLEELQSPAEEEPQPLVLGEEPGQDREDAPANTCRDRAGPPQ; encoded by the exons ATGCGGGGCcgggctccgctccgctccctcccgctcctgctgctcctgctggtgctgggctcGGCCGCAG AAACTCCTCCCTATTTACCAGCCCCCGAAAATGTGGAGGTTTATTCCTACAACTTCCAGAGCTTGCTGAGGTGGTCTCCTGTTCCAGTGGAGAATGGCACAGTGTTATACACAGCTGAGTACCAAAC aggctcCTGCAGGAACTGGAGTGACCTGGGCTGtgcacagagcccccagccccagtgccGCTTCCCCCCCGAGCTGCAGCGGCGCCGCTGGACCATCCTGCTGCGGGTGCGCGCCGAGCTGGGCACGCTGGCATCCCCCTGGGCACACTGCCCTGCCTTCGTGGCTGAGAGAGACA ccactctgggCCCCCCCAGGGTGAACAATGtcagtgccagccctggctctctgCTGGTCAGTGTCAGCCCCCCGTTCGCCCCCGAGGCTGGGGACATCCTGCAGTACCTCGTGTCCTACTGGGAGAACAGCACCAGTGCCACAGCAAAG CAGAAGCTAAGTGAAAGCAAGACACTATTCCAAATTGGAAATCTAAAGGAGTCAACACTTTATTGCTTCAGAGTTCAAGTGCAGCTGAGGATTTACTCAGGGCAGCTGTTGGAAGGGCTGCCCAGTGCCCCGGAGTGCCACAGAACTGCCCTCAGTG agGCAACCCGAGCTGGGTACATCATCCCCCTGTTTGTCCTGGCCTTGGTGCTTGCCAATCTGGtggcagctgctttgctgttcCTGTGGAAACACCACCAGAAAATCAAATACTGGGCTCAGCCCCCTCTGGAAATCCCATCCCACTTCAAGGAG TTCCTGagggagcctggctgggctggcctggaggagctgcagagcccagctgaggaggagccccagcccctggtgcTCGGAGAGGAACCTGGCCAGGACAGGGAGGATGCTCCAGCcaacacctgcagggacagggcagggccacccCAGTGA
- the IFNGR2 gene encoding interferon gamma receptor 2 isoform X2, with protein MRGRAPLRSLPLLLLLLVLGSAAETPPYLPAPENVEVYSYNFQSLLRWSPVPVENGTVLYTAEYQTGSCRNWSDLGCAQSPQPQCRFPPELQRRRWTILLRVRAELGTLASPWAHCPAFVAERDTTLGPPRVNNVSASPGSLLVSVSPPFAPEAGDILQYLVSYWENSTSATAKKLSESKTLFQIGNLKESTLYCFRVQVQLRIYSGQLLEGLPSAPECHRTALSEATRAGYIIPLFVLALVLANLVAAALLFLWKHHQKIKYWAQPPLEIPSHFKEFLREPGWAGLEELQSPAEEEPQPLVLGEEPGQDREDAPANTCRDRAGPPQ; from the exons ATGCGGGGCcgggctccgctccgctccctcccgctcctgctgctcctgctggtgctgggctcGGCCGCAG AAACTCCTCCCTATTTACCAGCCCCCGAAAATGTGGAGGTTTATTCCTACAACTTCCAGAGCTTGCTGAGGTGGTCTCCTGTTCCAGTGGAGAATGGCACAGTGTTATACACAGCTGAGTACCAAAC aggctcCTGCAGGAACTGGAGTGACCTGGGCTGtgcacagagcccccagccccagtgccGCTTCCCCCCCGAGCTGCAGCGGCGCCGCTGGACCATCCTGCTGCGGGTGCGCGCCGAGCTGGGCACGCTGGCATCCCCCTGGGCACACTGCCCTGCCTTCGTGGCTGAGAGAGACA ccactctgggCCCCCCCAGGGTGAACAATGtcagtgccagccctggctctctgCTGGTCAGTGTCAGCCCCCCGTTCGCCCCCGAGGCTGGGGACATCCTGCAGTACCTCGTGTCCTACTGGGAGAACAGCACCAGTGCCACAGCAAAG AAGCTAAGTGAAAGCAAGACACTATTCCAAATTGGAAATCTAAAGGAGTCAACACTTTATTGCTTCAGAGTTCAAGTGCAGCTGAGGATTTACTCAGGGCAGCTGTTGGAAGGGCTGCCCAGTGCCCCGGAGTGCCACAGAACTGCCCTCAGTG agGCAACCCGAGCTGGGTACATCATCCCCCTGTTTGTCCTGGCCTTGGTGCTTGCCAATCTGGtggcagctgctttgctgttcCTGTGGAAACACCACCAGAAAATCAAATACTGGGCTCAGCCCCCTCTGGAAATCCCATCCCACTTCAAGGAG TTCCTGagggagcctggctgggctggcctggaggagctgcagagcccagctgaggaggagccccagcccctggtgcTCGGAGAGGAACCTGGCCAGGACAGGGAGGATGCTCCAGCcaacacctgcagggacagggcagggccacccCAGTGA
- the TMEM50B gene encoding transmembrane protein 50B: MAGFLDNFRWPECECIDWSERRNAIASIVAGVLFFTGWWIMIDAAVVYPKPEQLNHAFHTCGVFSTLAFFMINAVSNAQVRGDSYSDGCLGRTGARIWLFIGFMLMFGSLIASMWILFGAYVTQNTNVYPGLAVFFQNALIFFSTLIYKFGRTEELWG, translated from the exons ATGGCAGGGTTCCTGGACAATTTCCGCTGGCCGGAGTGCGAGTGCATCGACTGGAGCGAGCGCCGCAACGCCATCGCCTCCATCGTGGCCGGGGTGCTG TTTTTCACAGGCTGGTGGATCATGATCGATGCTGCCGTGGTCTATCCCAAGCCGGAGCAGCTGAACCACGCCTTCCACACCTGCGGGGTCTTCTCCACCCTGGCCTTCTTCAT GATAAATGCTGTATCAAATGCACAGGTGAGAGGAGACAGCTACAGTGATGGATGCTTAGGAAGAACAG GGGCTCGGATCTGGCTCTTCATCGGCTTCATGTTGATGTTTGGATCCCTCATTGCTTCCATGTGGATTCTCTTTGGAGCATATGTCACACAGA ACACTAATGTGTACCCTGGATTAGCAGTGTTTTTCCAGAATGCATTAATATTTTTCAG CACCCTGATCTACAAGTTTGGGAGGACAGAagagctgtggggctga